One window of the Vigna radiata var. radiata cultivar VC1973A unplaced genomic scaffold, Vradiata_ver6 scaffold_361, whole genome shotgun sequence genome contains the following:
- the LOC106779609 gene encoding NAD-dependent protein deacetylase SRT1: MSLGYAEKLSYIEDVGNVGMVEYFDPSHVLREKIDQLAIMIKKSKHLVVFTGAGISTSCGIPDFRGPKGIWTLQREGKALPEASLPFHRAAPSLTHMALVELEKVGILKFVISQNVDGLHLRSGIPREKLAELHGNSFMEVCPSCGEEYFRDFEVETIGLKETSRRCTVSKCGTRLKDTVLDWEDALPPKEMNPAEKHCKQADIVLCLGTSLQITPACNLPLKALRGGGKVVIVNLQKTPKDKKASLVIHGFADKVIAGVMDQLNMQIPPFVRIDLFQIVLVQALSNDKRYVNWTLQIASVHGQRAALPFIESVEVSFLDREDYKAAILDKQPFRLKRRTAYNKAFEMVLKLNFSDGCGCSSLEIDVPVDFKVSTDCFVFDKDYIFQKLRDKAVLESRCGQNGVIERKTILTPRSDVTTYAIVTNVVQYSKTCKAALDSVSNGDIKKRKASVTGTGSSRKRSKGSSKCKSRSGNIRDHM; encoded by the exons ATGTCTCTTGGGTATGCCGAGAAGCTTTCCTACATAGAAGATGTGGGCAACGTTGGAATGGTCGAATACTTCGACCCATCTCACGTTTTGCGAGAGAAA ATAGATCAACTAgctattatgataaaaaag AGTAAGCATCTAGTGGTGTTTACAGGTGCAGGAATATCAACTTCATGTGGTATACCTGATTTTCGAGGGCCCAAGGGAATATGGACGCTTCAG CGAGAAGGTAAAGCCTTGCCTGAAGCATCACTGCCATTTCACCGCGCAGCACCAAGTTTGACACACATGGCTTTGGTTGAATTAGAAAAGGTTGGCATTTTGAAGTTCGTCATCAGTCAG AATGTTGATGGTCTCCATCTTCGATCTGGAATACCAAGGGAGAAACTAGCTGAATTGCATGGGAACTCCTTCATGGAGGTGTGCCCTTCTTGTGGAGAAGA GTACTTTCGTGATTTTGAGGTAGAAACTATTGGTTTAAAGGAGACATCAAGGCGTTGTACAGTATCCAAATGTGGGACAAGACTTAAGGATACTGTCCTTGACTGGGAG GATGCATTGCCTCCAAAGGAGATGAATCCTGCTGAGAAGCACTGTAAACAGGCAGATATAGTGTTATGTTTGGGTACAAg CTTACAAATAACTCCAGCATGCAACTTGCCTCTGAAAGCACTTCGTGGTGGGGGTAAAGTTGTTATTGTAAATCTCCAG AAAACTCCAAAGGACAAAAAAGCCAGCTTAGTCATACATGGGTTTGCAGATAAG GTAATTGCGGGTGTCATGGACCAGCTTAATATGCAGATTCCTCCATTTGTCAGGATTGATCTTTTCCAGATTGTTCTAGTGCAAGCTTTGAGCAATG ATAAAAGATATGTGAACTGGACTCTCCAGATTGCCAGTGTTCATGGACAAAGAGCCGCATTGCCTTTCATTGAGTCTGTTGAG GTCTCCTTCTTGGACAGGGAAGATTACAAAGCAGCCATTCTAGATAAGCAACCATTTCGGCTTAAAAG GAGAACAGCATACAACAAAGCATTTGAAATGGTTCTGAAACTCAACTTCAGTGATGGCTGTGGTTGCTCATCCCTTGAAATTGATGTCCCAGTTGATTTTAAA GTTTCAACTGACTGCTTTGTCTTTGATAAGGACTACATATTCCAAAAGCTGAGAGACAAGGCAGTTCTTGAATCAAGATGTGGTCAGAATGGTGTTATTGAGAGAAAGACCATTTTGACACCTAGAAGTGATGTCACTACCTATGCCATTGTGACCAATGTTGTTCAGTACAGCAAAACATGTAAAGCAGCCCTTGATTCTGTAAGTAATGgtgatattaaaaaaagaaaagctagTGTGACAGGTACAGGATCATCTAGGAAGCGTTCAAAAGGGTCTTCCAAGTGTAAATCCAGATCAGGTAATATTAGGGATCATATGTAG